In the Streptomyces sp. 3214.6 genome, GTGGCCTACCAGCGTCCCTCGACCTGCTCCTTGATACGCCGGTCGTACAGGTCGCGGACGGCGGCGAGGGTCTCGCCGGAGAGCTCCGGGAGCTTGGCGGCGGCCGCGTTGGCGCGGGCCTGCTCGGCCGAGCGGGCGCCCGGGATCACGGTGGTCACACCGGGCTGCTGGATGATCCAGCGCAGCGCCAGCTGGGCCGGGGTGTACCCCTCGGGGGCGAGGGCCGCGAACTCGACGGCGGCCCGGACGCCGGTGGCGTAGTCGACGCCGGAGAAGGTCTCGCCCTGGTCGAAGGCCTCGCCGTGCCGGTTGTAGGTGCGGTGGTCGTTCTCCGGGAAGACGGTGTCCTCGGTGTACTTGCCCGAGAGCAGTCCGGAGGCGAGCGGGACGCGGGCGATGATGCCGACGCCTGCCTCGCGGGCCGCCGGGAGCACCTCGTACAGGGGCTTCAGGCGGAACGGGTTGAGGATGATCTGCACGCTGGCCACGCCCGGCCGGGCGATCGCGGTGAGGGCCTCGGCGCAGGTCTCCACGCTGACGCCGTAGTGCGCGATGCGCTCCTCCTCGACGAGGGTGTCGAGGGCGTCGAAGACCTCGTCGCTGGAGTAGACGGGGCTGGGCGGGCAGTGCAGCTGGACCAGGTCGATGCGGTCGACGCCGAGGTTGCGGCGGGAACGGTCGTTCCAGGCACGGAAGTTGTCCAGGACGTAGTTCTCGGGGATCTGTTCGACCCGGCGGCCCATCTTGGTGGCGACCAGCACGTGCAGGTCGGGCCGGCCGCTCAGGAAGGCGGCGATGGTCTGCTCGCTGCGTCCGTCGCCGTAGACGTCGGCGGTGTCGAAGAAGGTGACGCCCGACTCGGCGGCCGCCTCCAGAACCGTCAGGGCCTCCTTGTCGTCGACGTCTCCCCAGTCGGCACCCAGTTGCCAGGTGCCGAGACCGACGACGGATGCGTGCTGACCAGACCTACCGAATTCGCGCTCGTCCATGAGGTCAGTCTGTCATCCGGGGTGACCGGGTGCGGAACGGGCCGCTCCGTGCCGCCATCTGTGAATCATTCACCCACAAGAGTGACGGTGTTCGACAGGGCGGTCGCATGGGCCGACGGGCACCTAGCGTGAGCCCGTGACTGATCGTTCAGTGAGCAACCATCAGCCGGGTAACCCCTCCTGGACCCGCCGCGGCTTTCTGCGCACCGCGGCCGCGACCCTGGCCGCCGTCCCCGTCCTGGTGCTTCTACCGCGAGCGGCTGGCCGCGTACGCCGCCCTGGGCCGTTTCCCCGTCAACGGGTCGGTGGAGATCCGGGTGACCGGTCTCGACGACCCGGCCGAAGCCGAACTCACCGGCGCCCGGACGCCGTCGCTCTCCGCGCTGCGGCCCGACCCCGACCACCCCGAGTGGGACACGGCCGTCTGGCTGGACGTTCTGACGCTGCCGGGGACGCCGTACGCGGATGCCTTCTACCGCGAGCTGGAGCGCTTCCTGCTCGCGGCCTACGACGGCACGCACGCGCTCACCCGGGTGGAGTGGTCCAAGGGCTGGGGATACACCCACGAGGCCGCGTGGAGCGACGTGGAGGTGCTGGGGACGGCAGTGCCGGAGTCCTTCGGTTCCGCATGGGACGAGGCGGCGGACACGCTCGAACGGCTGGACCCGCACCGGGTGTTCCGCGCCCCACTGCACGGTCGGCTGTTCCCCTAGGCCGCGGATTCCCGACTAGTCGCGGGAGGCCAACGCCCGGGTGTGCGCGCCGCGCGCCAGCTTCGGGCCCAGCCAGCGTTTGAAGCGGCGCAGGGCCTCCAGTCGCCCGGCGGCCCGGTCGAGCCGGTAGTACAGCTGGGGCGGCACATAGGGCAGCAGCGGCGAGTGGCGCTGCCCGAGCAGGGCGAACATCTGCTCCGGGGGCAGGTCGATGTAGCGGGTGAGGTTCTCGTACCACTGGGCGCTGTAGCGGGCGGCGCTCTGCGGGGAGAGCAGGGCGGACTTGCGTTCCTGTTCGTAGCGGGCGAGGGCCTGCCGGAGGTCGGTGCTCCCGCGCAGGGCGTCGACGAGGGCGATGGCGTCCTCCAGGGCGAGGGTGGTGCCGGCGCCGATGGAGTAGTGGGTGGTGTGCGCGGCGTCGCCGAGGAGGACGAGGTTGTCGCGGTGCCAGGTGCGGTTGGTGAGGGTGCGGAAGGTCAGCCACTGGGCGCCGCCTGCGGCGGACGCGCGGCCGATGAGGGGGTGACCGTCGAGGATGTGCGCGAAGAGCTTCTCCAGGTCGGCAAGGCCGTCGCCCTCGCTCGCCCGGTCGAGGCCGAGCCCGGCGAGGGTCTCGGGGGCGCACTCGATCACGCAGGTGCTCTGCTCGGAGCTGAAAGGGTAGCCGTAGCACCAGATCCAGCCGTGCTCGGTCTCCACGAAGGCGAAGGTGAAGGAGTCGAAGACCTTGGTGGTGCCGAGCCAGACGTAGGAGTTGCGGCCCGGTGCGAGTGCGGCGCCGAAGTCGTCCGCGTGGCGGGTGCGCAGGGCGCTGTGGACGCCGTCGCAGGCCACGACGAGGTCGGCGGCCGGCAGGTTCTCGGCGGTGATCTCGCTCTCGTACTCGATCCGTACGCCGAGTGCGCGGGCGCGGGCGGCGAGGATCTCCAGCAGCTTGTGCCGGCCGATGCCGTGCCCCTCGTCGCCGGGCTGACGGGTCGCCAGATCCCTTACGTGTGCGACCCCTTCGTTCCAGCGGACGGAGTTCTCGTCGATCGCGTCCGCCGACTCGGGGTCGCAGGCGCGGAGCCTGTCGAGGAGTCCCTGCCAGTAGGTGACGCCCCACCCGTAGGTCGAGCCCTCCGGGTCGCGCTCGTGGACGGTGATGTCGTGGGACGGGTCCTGCCGCTTGAGCAGGATCGAGAGATACAGGCCGGCGGGCCCGCCGCCGACACAGGCGACCTTCACGCGCACCCCTAGGAATTAACCGGACGTGGTGGATTGACGACGCAGGGTAGCAGGGTGCGGTATCCGCCGACGGACGCCCCGCCTGCCCGATCGCGCCAGTTTTCCCATGTGAGCCACACCACGAGCGGGATGCCGGCGCGCGAAAGTCCACCGGAAGTGGCGGCGCCACGGAAAGGAATTGCCCGTTCCGTCTCGCGCGAGCCCCGGGAACGACAAGATCATCTTTGTTGAGCCGCCGGTGTCCGGTCGGCCGCCGGATACAGGGCCGGCCTGCCGCCGGGAGCGGTCATCACCACGGCGGGACTGCTCGGTCGACCGGTCGACGCGCGCCTCGCTGTGGGCGCCGGACGCGCCGACCCCGGACGAGACGATGAAGCCGTGGAACGACACGACCCCGGCGGCCCTGCTCGACCGCACGGCCCACTACACCTTCGACGCCTGATCAGGCCTCGGCGCCGCGGCACTCCGGGTGGCCCCAGCCCTGCGGGTTCTTGGCGATCTGCTCGCCTGCCGCGTAACCCCGGCCGCAGACGCAGCGGCCGGGGAACTTGGCCTTGAGCGTGCGGGACGACGAACTCCCTCCGCGCCGGGGGGACTTGCTCCCTGCGGCGCGGGCGGACTTCGGCTTGGGGGTGTCCGGCGAGGCCGGTGGCGCCGGGGAGCCCTGGTCGCTGCCGGCCGGCTGCTGGACGCTCGCCGCCTGGCTTGCGGCACGGTCGGCGAAGTCATTGAGCGGGTCGCCGTCGACCTGGTGAGCGGGCACGTAGCGGAAGTCGACCGAGCGACCGTCGAGCAGTTCGTCGATGCGGACGACGAGCTCCTGGTTGGCGACCGGCTTCCCGGCGGACGTCTTCCAGCCGTTGCGCTTCCAGCCGGGCAGCCAGGTGGTGACGGCCTTCATCGCGTACTGCGAGTCCATCCGGATCTCGAGCGGCACGGTCGGGTCGGTCGACGCCAACAGGCGTTCCAGCGCGGTGAGTTCGGCGACGTTGTTGGTGGCCGTGCCGAGCGGGCCCGCCTCCCAGCGGGCCGGCGTCTCCGTCTCGTCCGCCACCACCCACGCCCAGCCCGCCGGTCCCGGGTTTCCCTTCGAAGCCCCGTCGCACGCGGCCACCACTCGTTCACGCATGCGCACGATCATGCCATGGCCGAACGGGGCCCCCGGCCCCCGCCCGGGACGCGCCTAGGACACGTCCTCGGTCTGCGGCATCTCGCCCGCGGTGGTGGTGACGTCGATCACCGAGAAGTTCGCGCCCTGCGGGTCGCTGATCGCGGCGAACCGTCCGAACGGGGTGTCCATCGGGCCGAAGCGCAGCACGCCGCCCAGCTTGGTGGCCCGGGCCACGGCGTCGTCGCAGTTGTCGACGGTGAAGTAGAGGTTGACGTACGAGGGCACCTCGGGCGGGAACTCCTCCGTCATCTTCATCCGGCCGAGGACCATGTCGCCGCCGATCTCGAACAGGCGGAAGTCGACCGAGTCGTCCTGGAGCTGCTTGGCCGTGTACGAGAACACCGCCGGCAGGAACGTGTCCGTCTTGTGCGGTTCACGGGTGAAGAACTCGGCCCAGCAGAACGCGCCCGGCTGCTCGGGCGGCGCCTCGAAGCCCTCGTGGACGCCCGCCTGCCACACGCCGAAGACGGCACCGCCGGGCTCGCGCCCCAGGCACATCGTGCCGAAGTCGCCGACCTTCATCGGCTCCATCAGCACCTCGCCGCCGTTGTCACGGATCTTGCGGGCGGTCGCCTCGGCGTCCGGGGAGGCGAGGTACAGGCACCACTGCGAGGGGCCCTCCTGGCCGGGCATCGGCGGGACGACGGCGGCGACCGCCTTGCCGTCGGCGTAGGCCTGGGTGTAGTTCCCGTACTCCGACGACGCCTCGCCGAAGGTCCAGCCGAGGACCTCGCCGTAGAAGCGCTTGGCGCCCTCCAGATCACTGAACATCGCGTCGGCCCAGCAAGGGGCTCCCTCTGGTCGTACCGCCATGACCGCGGCCCTCCCGATGAGATGGATTGTCCGGTTCCTCACGCTAGTCACCCGGCCGTCGGCGCGCGCGCCGAACCCGTTGCTCCGTCCCGGTGAACGGCGCCTCCCAATCCCCCTGATCACCGGCGTGCGGGGGCACTCCCCCGGACACCCGACGGCACGCGATGCGCCTTCTGCATCATCCACACGGTTTGCACCTTCTGGCGCACACATCCGCCCCTTACACGCCGTTCCCGCCCGTCACGGAGAGTGCTTGGCTGGTGCCCGCGTCACCGAACCGATCTTCCTGGAGGGAATGTGTCCACACCGGACAGTGCCACCGGTTCCACCCTCGACGAGCCCGACTCCGAGCC is a window encoding:
- a CDS encoding aldo/keto reductase; protein product: MDEREFGRSGQHASVVGLGTWQLGADWGDVDDKEALTVLEAAAESGVTFFDTADVYGDGRSEQTIAAFLSGRPDLHVLVATKMGRRVEQIPENYVLDNFRAWNDRSRRNLGVDRIDLVQLHCPPSPVYSSDEVFDALDTLVEEERIAHYGVSVETCAEALTAIARPGVASVQIILNPFRLKPLYEVLPAAREAGVGIIARVPLASGLLSGKYTEDTVFPENDHRTYNRHGEAFDQGETFSGVDYATGVRAAVEFAALAPEGYTPAQLALRWIIQQPGVTTVIPGARSAEQARANAAAAKLPELSGETLAAVRDLYDRRIKEQVEGRW
- a CDS encoding FAD-dependent monooxygenase, which produces MRVKVACVGGGPAGLYLSILLKRQDPSHDITVHERDPEGSTYGWGVTYWQGLLDRLRACDPESADAIDENSVRWNEGVAHVRDLATRQPGDEGHGIGRHKLLEILAARARALGVRIEYESEITAENLPAADLVVACDGVHSALRTRHADDFGAALAPGRNSYVWLGTTKVFDSFTFAFVETEHGWIWCYGYPFSSEQSTCVIECAPETLAGLGLDRASEGDGLADLEKLFAHILDGHPLIGRASAAGGAQWLTFRTLTNRTWHRDNLVLLGDAAHTTHYSIGAGTTLALEDAIALVDALRGSTDLRQALARYEQERKSALLSPQSAARYSAQWYENLTRYIDLPPEQMFALLGQRHSPLLPYVPPQLYYRLDRAAGRLEALRRFKRWLGPKLARGAHTRALASRD
- a CDS encoding ribonuclease H family protein encodes the protein MIVRMRERVVAACDGASKGNPGPAGWAWVVADETETPARWEAGPLGTATNNVAELTALERLLASTDPTVPLEIRMDSQYAMKAVTTWLPGWKRNGWKTSAGKPVANQELVVRIDELLDGRSVDFRYVPAHQVDGDPLNDFADRAASQAASVQQPAGSDQGSPAPPASPDTPKPKSARAAGSKSPRRGGSSSSRTLKAKFPGRCVCGRGYAAGEQIAKNPQGWGHPECRGAEA
- a CDS encoding VOC family protein yields the protein MAVRPEGAPCWADAMFSDLEGAKRFYGEVLGWTFGEASSEYGNYTQAYADGKAVAAVVPPMPGQEGPSQWCLYLASPDAEATARKIRDNGGEVLMEPMKVGDFGTMCLGREPGGAVFGVWQAGVHEGFEAPPEQPGAFCWAEFFTREPHKTDTFLPAVFSYTAKQLQDDSVDFRLFEIGGDMVLGRMKMTEEFPPEVPSYVNLYFTVDNCDDAVARATKLGGVLRFGPMDTPFGRFAAISDPQGANFSVIDVTTTAGEMPQTEDVS